In Streptomyces sp. DG2A-72, one genomic interval encodes:
- a CDS encoding AzlC family ABC transporter permease: protein MSAALIYGGSFEFLLIGLATAAAPLASIATTAFMVNVRHVFYALSSPCTAYGTFALSDETYALTAGEEARSWAGRRILWLQFLMHLYWAGSATARALLGSLFPEGVTGLDFALTTLFTVLALDALRELRDDLPTPALALLSAVAARLLFPGQLLLAAFALFTAELPARRCTTGKRARHA, encoded by the coding sequence ATGTCCGCGGCGCTCATCTACGGCGGATCGTTCGAGTTCCTGCTGATCGGCCTGGCCACCGCGGCCGCTCCCCTGGCGTCCATCGCCACGACGGCCTTCATGGTGAACGTCCGGCACGTCTTCTACGCGCTCTCCTCCCCCTGCACCGCGTACGGCACCTTCGCACTCAGCGACGAGACGTACGCCCTGACCGCCGGGGAGGAGGCCCGGTCCTGGGCCGGCCGGCGCATCCTGTGGCTGCAGTTCCTCATGCACCTGTACTGGGCCGGAAGCGCAACCGCCCGAGCCCTGCTCGGCTCCCTCTTCCCGGAGGGGGTCACCGGCCTGGACTTCGCTCTGACCACCCTGTTCACCGTGCTCGCCCTCGATGCTCTCCGGGAGCTGCGCGACGACCTGCCCACGCCGGCGCTCGCCCTCCTCAGCGCCGTGGCCGCGCGGCTCCTCTTCCCGGGCCAACTGCTCCTCGCCGCCTTCGCCCTGTTCACCGCAGAACTGCCGGCCCGCCGCTGCACGACCGGCAAGAGGGCACGCCATGCCTGA
- a CDS encoding LysM peptidoglycan-binding domain-containing M23 family metallopeptidase — MPAKGKHRRPKSQRFTRSIVVAGTGGAALALPLLGATGAHAAPAKSVSEKAVQSVPKTEKKAAEKTAAAKSSGVRTYSVRAGDYLSKIADEQNVSGGWQKLYADNREAVGSDPSMIHPGLKLSIGKKAATGSSKPSSSSSDSSPSSSSSKKSSGSSDSSGSSASGSSKSSSNTATTQSSDTTSTAGGFTLPVAGARVGTPYRMSGSMWSSGYHTGVDFVVPTGTSLKSVGAGTVVSAGWGGAYGNQVVVKLADGYYAQYAHLSSLSVSNGQTVTEGQQIGLSGATGNVTGPHLHFEIRTTPDYGSDVDPVAYLRSKGVSVS, encoded by the coding sequence ATGCCCGCGAAGGGTAAGCACCGCCGTCCCAAGAGCCAGCGCTTCACCCGCTCGATCGTCGTCGCCGGAACCGGTGGCGCCGCGCTCGCCCTGCCGCTCCTGGGGGCCACCGGAGCGCATGCCGCTCCCGCCAAGTCGGTTTCGGAAAAGGCCGTTCAGTCGGTTCCGAAGACCGAAAAGAAGGCCGCCGAGAAGACCGCCGCCGCGAAGAGTTCGGGTGTGCGGACCTATTCGGTGCGGGCCGGTGACTACCTTTCGAAGATCGCCGACGAGCAGAATGTCAGCGGTGGCTGGCAGAAGCTCTACGCGGACAACCGTGAGGCCGTCGGCTCGGACCCGTCGATGATCCACCCCGGCCTGAAGCTCTCGATCGGCAAGAAGGCCGCGACCGGTTCTTCCAAGCCGTCGTCCTCTTCGTCGGATTCGTCTCCTTCATCCTCTTCTTCGAAGAAGTCGTCCGGGTCTTCTGATTCATCTGGTTCGTCTGCTTCGGGTTCGTCGAAGTCGTCCTCGAACACGGCGACCACCCAGTCCTCCGACACCACGAGTACGGCCGGCGGCTTCACCCTCCCTGTGGCCGGTGCCAGGGTCGGTACCCCGTACCGCATGTCGGGCAGCATGTGGTCCAGTGGCTACCACACCGGCGTCGACTTCGTCGTCCCGACCGGCACCTCGCTCAAGTCCGTGGGTGCGGGCACGGTCGTCTCCGCGGGCTGGGGCGGCGCGTACGGCAACCAGGTCGTTGTCAAGCTGGCCGACGGCTACTACGCGCAGTACGCCCACCTGTCCTCGCTCTCCGTCTCCAACGGACAGACCGTGACCGAGGGCCAGCAGATAGGCCTCTCCGGCGCGACCGGCAACGTGACCGGCCCGCACCTGCACTTCGAGATCCGCACCACCCCGGACTACGGCTCGGACGTCGACCCCGTCGCCTACCTCCGCTCGAAGGGTGTCTCCGTCAGCTGA
- a CDS encoding SGNH/GDSL hydrolase family protein, whose protein sequence is MIGSYVAVGDSFTEGVGDPGPDGAFVGWADRFAVLLADRRPEGDFEYTNLAVRGKLLDQIVAEQLPRAVELAPDLVSFCAGGNDIIRPGTDPDEVAERFERAIVRLTSAVGTVMVTTGFDTRGVPVLKHLRGKIATYNGHVRAVADRYGCPVLDLWSLKTVQDRRAWDGDRLHLSAEGHTRVALRAGQVLGLEVPADPEQPWPPLPPRGTLDVRRDDVHWAREYLVPWIGRRLRGESSGDHVTAKGTLSPDDIKERIASVA, encoded by the coding sequence GTGATCGGGTCGTACGTGGCGGTGGGGGACAGCTTCACCGAGGGCGTCGGCGACCCCGGCCCTGACGGGGCGTTCGTCGGCTGGGCCGACCGATTCGCGGTACTGCTCGCGGACCGGAGGCCGGAGGGCGACTTCGAGTACACCAACCTTGCCGTGCGCGGCAAACTCCTCGACCAGATCGTGGCCGAGCAACTCCCGCGGGCCGTCGAACTCGCCCCGGACCTGGTCTCGTTCTGCGCGGGCGGCAATGACATCATCCGGCCCGGAACCGACCCCGACGAGGTCGCCGAGCGCTTCGAGCGGGCGATCGTCCGGCTCACCTCGGCCGTCGGGACCGTCATGGTGACGACCGGCTTCGACACCCGGGGCGTCCCGGTGCTGAAGCATCTGCGCGGCAAGATCGCCACCTACAACGGACACGTCCGGGCCGTCGCCGACCGGTACGGCTGCCCGGTACTCGACCTGTGGTCCCTGAAGACCGTTCAGGACCGGCGGGCCTGGGACGGCGACCGGCTCCACCTCTCGGCCGAGGGGCACACGCGCGTGGCGCTGCGCGCGGGCCAGGTCCTCGGGCTTGAGGTCCCGGCCGACCCCGAGCAGCCCTGGCCCCCGCTGCCGCCGCGCGGCACTCTCGACGTGCGGCGGGACGACGTCCACTGGGCGCGCGAGTATCTGGTGCCGTGGATCGGGCGGCGGTTGCGCGGGGAGTCCTCGGGCGACCATGTGACGGCGAAGGGCACGCTGTCGCCGGACGACATCAAGGAGCGGATCGCTTCCGTGGCCTGA